One genomic window of Quercus lobata isolate SW786 chromosome 9, ValleyOak3.0 Primary Assembly, whole genome shotgun sequence includes the following:
- the LOC115959654 gene encoding probable splicing factor 3A subunit 1: protein MLGALPILPLPAPPSDGNLGPLPPAQLTDDDEKPSSNESAPLPVSVASHTRTIGIIHPPPDIRTIVDKTSQFVAKNGPEFEKRIIANNAGNVKFNFLNSSDPYHAYYQHRLSEFRAQNLSPAQQPGDSALPVATESSAPSAPPTTTDAIEAAKADLSALFKPVRKVLDPPEAEQYTVRLPEGITGEELDIIKLTAQFVARNGKSFLTGLTSREINNPQFHFLKPTHSMFMFFTSLADAYSKVLMPPKGLTDKLKKSVADMTTVLERCVNRLEWERSQEQARQKAEDEKEQERIEMAMIDWHDFVVVESIDFVDDEDEDLPPPMTIEEVIRRSKVSAMEEDTDIVEPGKEVEMEMDEEEVQLVEEGMRATSLEENDDGKQNEMKVREEPEPPMRIVKNWKRPEDRIPAERDPTKFVVSPITGELIPNNEMSEHMRISLIDPKYKEQKERMFAKIRETTLAQDDEISRNIVGLARTRPDIFGTTEEEVSNAVKAEIEKKKDEQPKQVIWDGHTGSIGRTANQAMSQNIGEDQNDGSNNDGRNLPGPAAPPPRPGVPSIRPLPPPPALAMNLLRVNPVQYSAAPSGGLPVPMPRPPVMQMIPSVRPPPPPMTMTSGQQSLMVNRPPPMPLSMSMNAPSIPVPHPPGSQFTPMQVPRPYAPLPVTQPNMSMMPPPPLPQGMPPPPPPEEAPPPLPEEPEPKRQKLDDSLLIPEDQFLAQHPGPVRIAVSAPNVDEGNLKGQLLEITVQSLSETVGSLKEKIAGEIQLPANKQKLSGKPGFLKDNMSLAYYNVGAGETLTLSLRERGGRKR, encoded by the exons ATGTTAGGTGCTTTGCCAATTTTGCCCCTTCCTGCTCCACCCTCTGATGGAAATCTTGGGCCCTTACCACCAGCTCAGTTGACTGATGATGATGAAAAACCATCATCAAACGAGTCAGCTCCCTTGCCGGTGTCGGTGGCGTCACACACGAGAACTATTGGTATAATTCATCCTCCTCCGGATATCAGAACCATTGTTGACAAAACGTCTCAGTTTGTTGCCAAGAATGGTCCTGAGTTTGAAAAGAGGATTATTGCTAACAATGCTGGCAATgtcaagttcaattttttgaattcttctgATCCTTACCATGCTTATTATCAACATCGTTTATCGGAATTTCGTGCTCAGAATCTATCTCCGGCACAGCAGCCTGGTGATTCTGCTCTGCCTGTGGCTACTGAGTCATCAGCACCATCTGCTCCTCCTACTACTACTGATGCTATTGAGGCGGCAAAGGCTGATCTGTCTGCTTTGTTTAAACCCGTTCGTAAAGTTCTTGACCCCCCAGAAGCTGAGCAATATACTGTTCGGCTCCCTGAAGGGATTACTGGGGAGGAATTGGATATAATTAAGCTCACAGCGCAGTTTGTGGCTCGGAATGGGAAGTCGTTCTTGACGGGGTTGACTAGTAGGGAAATTAATAACCCCCagtttcattttttgaaaccaACTCACAGTATGTTCATGTTTTTCACTTCACTTGCGGATGCGTATTCGAAAGTTTTGATGCCTCCAAAGGGTTTGACGGATAAGCTAAAGAAGAGTGTAGCTGACATGACAACTGTGCTTGAACGATGTGTGAATCGGCTTGAGTGGGAGCGTTCACAAGAGCAGGCAAGGCAGAAAGCTGAGGATGAAAAGGAGCAGGAAAGGATAGAGATGGCTATGATTGATTGGCATGATTTTGTTGTGGTTGAATCGATAGACTTTGtggatgatgaggatgaggactTACCCCCTCCAATGACCATTGAGGAGGTTATAAGGAGAAGTAAGGTGTCGGCTATGGAAGAAGATACTGATATTGTTGAGCCAGGAAAGGAGGTGGAAATGGAAATGGATGAGGAAGAAGTGCAGCTTGTTGAAGAGGGCATGAGGGCAACTAGTCTTGAGGAGAATGATGATGGAAAGCAAAATGAGATGAAGGTAAGAGAAGAACCAGAACCACCAATGAGAATTGTGAAGAACTGGAAGAGACCAGAGGACAGGATACCTGCAGAAAGAGACCCAACAAAATTTGTTGTTTCTCCAATTACTGGTGAGCTAATCCCTAATAATGAGATGTCTGAACACATGAGGATTTCCCTCATTGATCCCAAgtacaaagaacaaaaagaaaggatGTTTGCTAAGATTAGGGAGACCACACTTGCTCAGGATGACGAGATATCTAGGAACATTGTGGGACTTGCACGAACACGTCCAGATATATTTGGTACCACAGAGGAAGAAGTCTCTAATGCTGTCAAGGCTGAgattgagaagaagaaagatgagCAACCAAAGCAAGTCATATGGGATGGTCACACTGGAAGCATTGGACGCACTGCTAACCAGGCCATGTCACAGAATATTGGAGAGGATCAAAATGATGGTTCTAATAATGATGGAAGAAACCTTCCTGGTCCTGCGGCTCCTCCTCCTAGACCTGGTGTGCCATCCATTCGTCCACTTCCTCCACCACCTGCACTAGCCATGAATCTTCTTCGTGTTAACCCAGTACAGTATTCTGCTGCACCTAGTGGTGGGCTCCCTGTACCCATGCCCAGGCCACCAGTTATGCAAATGATTCCTTCGGTTCGACCACCTCCACCCCCAATGACAATGACTTCTGGACAGCAATCTCTTATGGTGAATCGACCACCCCCAATGCCACTATCAATGTCTATGAATGCTCCTAGTATTCCTGTACCACATCCACCAGGTTCTCAGTTTACACCAATGCAAGTTCCCCGACCTTATGCCCCTCTTCCTGTAACCCAACCTAACATGTCTATGATGCCCCCACCACCTTTGCCTCAAGGAAtgcctccaccaccaccaccagagGAAGCTCCTCCACCACTTCCTGAAGAACCAGAGCCAAAGAGGCAGAAGCTTGATGATTCTTTGCTTATTCCAGAAGACCAGTTTCTTGCACAGCATCCG GGGCCTGTCCGCATTGCTGTCTCTGCTCCCAATGTTGATGAAGGAAATCTTAAAGGGCAGCTTCTGGAGATTACAGTGCAGTCTTTATCTGAAACTGTTGGCAGCCTTAAGGAGAAAATTGCAGGGGAGATCCAGCTTCCTGCCAATAAACAGAAATTGAGTGGAAAACCTGGCTTTCTCAAGGACAATATGTCGCTGGCATATTATAATGTTGGAGCAGGAGAAACACTTACACTTTCTTTAAGAGAGCGTGGTGGTAGAAAAAGATGA